Part of the Sporosarcina sp. FSL K6-2383 genome is shown below.
AATTTCACCGATCAAGATCGAAATTTACACAAGTATTTAACGGCAAAGACAAGTGATATTATGAAGGAAATGGGTGCAAAGACGGTGATGGCGGGAAGTCCCATTACAAACTACGACATTGTTCCTTATCAAACAACCCATAATACGGGGGGGACAATTATGGGCGCGAGTCCCGATAATAGTGTCGTCAATAATTATTTACAGCATTGGAATGCTGATAATCTCTTTGTTGTAGGTGCTGGAAACTTCGCACATAACAGTGGCTACAATCCAACAGGAACGGTGGGTGCACTTGCTTACCGGGCTGCGGAAGGCATTATCAACTACAGTAAAAATGGCGGTTCACTCGTGTAAAGTAGGAAAGGAGGCATGCGTAATGAGTTTAGCGAGTATCGGTGTACCTGGTTTAATCATCATCCTCGTGATTGTCCTCATTTTGTTTGGACCGAGAAAGCTGCCAGAAGTGGGTGCGGCGGTTGGGAAGACATTGGCAGAATTTAAAAGGTCGGCACGGGATATTTTGGAGGATGAAGAAACAGCCCCGAAGGACTTGGAAAAAAAGCGTATCGATAAGTAGGTGGTGGCATGGATCCTTATGGAGACCATAATCGAAAAATTTTAAGTCCATTGGATAAAGTCTATGTTGTGGAGCTAGAAGATGAAGCAGTAGTTGAAGTCGAGAAAAGTATTGTCGAAATCGTTCATGAAGAACCTGAGCTTGATTCGGAAAGTAACCCAACTCTTGTCGATCATTTGACTGATTTAAGGAAGCAGCTTGTTAAAAGTGCAGCTGTTTTCCTATTCTTTATCATCATCATCTTTTCGACAATCAATTTCTGGTTTCCTTATGTGACAAGGGGACATGAGCTAGTTATTCTTGGACCACTAGAAGTTGTGAAATTTTACATGTCGATTTCAACGGCGTTAGCTTTTGGGTTAACACTGCCGTTCCTCAGTCATTTTCTTTGGCAGTTTGTAGAGCCGGGATTGAATGACAGAGAAAGTCGTTTTCTTAGTTTGTATTCGCCTGTCATGTTTGTGTTATTTCTTGTCGGTGTGGCATTTGGTTATTTTGTCGTCAATCCGCTTAGTTATCAATTTCTCGTTACACTTGGGGCGGTCAATTTCAATGTGATGGTATCGGCACAGGAATATATCGGCTTTTTGCTGATGACAACGATGCCGATTGGTCTGTTATTTGAGTTGCCCATTGTTGCGCTATTTTTAGCGACAATTGGCTTGCTCACTGCGGGTTCAATGAGAAAAGTACGAAAGTGGTCGTATCTTGTGCTTGCTGTTGTTTCGGCTGTGATTACACCGCCTGATTTTGTCAGTCAGCTCCTTGTCCTCATTCCGATGGCATTACTGTATGAGGCGAGTATTTATATCGTGATGTATGCCGAGCGACGGAGTACGGTTGCGAATGAATCATTATAAAGAAATCGGCACCCGGTTAGTGGGCTGCCGATTTTTAGTGCTTTAAGAATTTTTTTGCATGCTACTTTTTGGAGCGAGTGATTCAAACTGCTTCATCAACTTGTCCCGAGCTCCTTTGTTTCTCATTAAATAGGCTGCGCCAAGTCCAAGTGCCGCCATCGCTATTTTGTTCATAGGAATTATCATCTCCTTGTCGTTGTATTGTTGAATCATCTTACTATGCCCGAGTTGCGGAATGTTACACAAACAGCGACCAAGAAGATTGTTCCACCTAGCGTCGGGTTAGACATTGAAGGTGCCTCTCTTTATAATTAAGTAGTACAGGTTTATAAACTGCTGGGAGGACATTATGTTTAAAAGAAAAGCAAATGTATTCATTATTTTTATAGCTATTTTACTCGTTATTGCAGGTTGTGCTGGTAAAGAGAAACAGGATGCAAAAACGAAAGAAAATCGTCTCGTTTATGGATCTGAGGCTGAATTTGAAGGGTTGAATCCGATTTTAGAGGAAACAAACCTTGATGCACTACTATTCCGTGGGCTTATGCGCTTCGATAAAAATAATAATCCGGTGAATGATATTGCTGACTCGGTTGTTATGTCGGATGATCAGCTGACGTACATATTTACATTAAAAGAGGATGTTAAGTTTCATGATGGAGAACCGCTGACAGCAGATGACGTGGTCTTTACAATTGACAGTATTTTAGATGATGCAAATGCATCATTTTTGAAATCGGATTTCACTGAAGTGGATTCGGTGACGAAAACGGGTAACTACGAGCTAGAAGTAAAGCTTAAGCAACCCTTTACGCCACTCCTCGATAAGTTGACGGCTCCAATTTTGCCTAAGCATGTATTTGAAGGTGTGGATATGCGAACCGCAGAATTTAACAGCTACCCAATCGGTGCAGGACCTTATATGTTTGATAAATGGGATCGTGGGACGAGCTTAACCTTGAAAGCTTATACAGATTTTCATGGAACGAAACCTTCTATTGAAAAAGTAATTTTTAAATTCATTCCAGACAGTAATGTTCGTGCATTGCAATTAAAATCAGGTGAAGTCGATATCGCTTTGCTTGATCCCGTGCAAGCAGTAAGTTTGAAAGAACAAGAAAACATTGATATTCACGCGATTGATACGGCGGATTACCGCGGTATTCTTTATAATATGGACAAGGTGCTATGGCAAGATGTTAACGTGAGACGTGCATTTAGTTATGCGACAGACCGTTCGCAAATTGTTAAAGGTATCTTGAAAGGCTACGGCACGGAAGCCTATTCACCACTTCAAAAACA
Proteins encoded:
- the tatA gene encoding twin-arginine translocase TatA/TatE family subunit encodes the protein MSLASIGVPGLIIILVIVLILFGPRKLPEVGAAVGKTLAEFKRSARDILEDEETAPKDLEKKRIDK
- a CDS encoding ABC transporter substrate-binding protein, with protein sequence MFKRKANVFIIFIAILLVIAGCAGKEKQDAKTKENRLVYGSEAEFEGLNPILEETNLDALLFRGLMRFDKNNNPVNDIADSVVMSDDQLTYIFTLKEDVKFHDGEPLTADDVVFTIDSILDDANASFLKSDFTEVDSVTKTGNYELEVKLKQPFTPLLDKLTAPILPKHVFEGVDMRTAEFNSYPIGAGPYMFDKWDRGTSLTLKAYTDFHGTKPSIEKVIFKFIPDSNVRALQLKSGEVDIALLDPVQAVSLKEQENIDIHAIDTADYRGILYNMDKVLWQDVNVRRAFSYATDRSQIVKGILKGYGTEAYSPLQKHAFNNEAVEKYAYDVEQAKELLEEAGWIEGQAGIRVKDGESLTFTITVPATDTVRVNIANYVAEGFKAIGADVKVAALDWSAISIDETDAFIIAWGSPYDADHHTYILFHTDESSKTSAGYNYGSYSNAAVDELLEKGRLSTDDNERKAAYMAFQAELAEDPPYDFIAYVDAIYGINKNLDGVKERTLGHHGSGFLWNVEEWKWNDR
- the tatC gene encoding twin-arginine translocase subunit TatC; this translates as MDPYGDHNRKILSPLDKVYVVELEDEAVVEVEKSIVEIVHEEPELDSESNPTLVDHLTDLRKQLVKSAAVFLFFIIIIFSTINFWFPYVTRGHELVILGPLEVVKFYMSISTALAFGLTLPFLSHFLWQFVEPGLNDRESRFLSLYSPVMFVLFLVGVAFGYFVVNPLSYQFLVTLGAVNFNVMVSAQEYIGFLLMTTMPIGLLFELPIVALFLATIGLLTAGSMRKVRKWSYLVLAVVSAVITPPDFVSQLLVLIPMALLYEASIYIVMYAERRSTVANESL